The genomic window AAGTGAGGTAGCTGGTACATGTTCAAGTGTGAGTTTTGTGTACTAGTTAGGCTTGGTTCAGCTGGGTACAGTTTCCCATATTCACCTAATGTTTCTCGAGGATGAAATCATACACAAGCAAACATTAAGCCTGCGTTATGATCAAACTGTTCCCAAATATATTAAATGGGTTGGAACAAATGCACAATTTTGGAAGCAAATAAGGGTTATAGCAGGATTATACttaactctgctgttgtagcacaaaagcagccacgtGAAACATGTAAATGGGTGAGCATGGCTGTTCCAACAAAATTATGGATGCTGAAACTGGAATTTCATGTAATTCCTACCTATCACAAaatactgttaatttttttccccatttaaaaatggaaaaatcattcttagctcatgggccacacaaaaacaggcacttgggctgggtgcggtggctcacgcctgtcatcccagcactttgggaggctgaggcgggtggatcacctgaggtcaggagttcgagaccagcctggccaacctggtgaaaccccatctctactaaaaatttaaaaattagccaggcgtggtggcacgcacccgtagtctcagctactcaggaggctgaggcaagagaatctatcgaacccaggaggcggaggctgcagtgagccaagatcatgccactgtactccagcctgggcaacagagcgagattctgtctcaaaaaataaatcaacaaaaaaagGGGCACTTGGCCGTAGTTTACTAGTCACTAAAGCTTTCATTGGCTGAAAAGCCAGAAAGGGAGCCTGTTTGATGCTAGCTCTGATCTAACTCTTCTTGGGCCCAGCCTTATTCTCTGGCCTTTCTTGACTGTATCTCTGCTTTCCTCAAGTTTTCTCTTGTAGTCCTTTCATCCACAGCTGACACATGACCATCTTTGGACAACCTGCTCCTGGCTGCTGCAGCCTGTCATGGGAGAAGGCAGAGGATGTGTCCCCAGGTGGCTAACAAGGTGAATGTAGCCTGGAGAAACAAGCTTGGAGATCAAGGGAGGTGGCTCCTATATAAACGGGACAAGAATGTCCTCCATCTTCCAGATACTAACAGGAGTAATGCCCACCTCCATTTACTACACCAAACACACAGGTTCAATAAATACCTGCCTTTGCCTTTATCCACAGTGACCTGACACAATAGCCATAGAAAAAGTACTCACACCAAGCCCCAGCTGGGGACTGGGAATGCCAGTGTATGGTATAAGTCGGCTCTCAGAACTGAACAGGGGTAAGGGCCTAGAATGGAAGAGGGAACCAGCCAGACCCTCAGTCCTTCCTGTCCTGGACTGGAAGCCACAGATGTTCCTGTGATCTGTCACTGCCCTGATCTGGGTCTTTAGCCATTAAGGTTTGGTGTCATCTTCAGTCACCAACGGGGGTCTTGGTGTCCTTCCAAACCCCTTTGGCCAGGACAACTGACTGTTTTCTCACTCCATGGTGATGGGAACATCTTCCACATCTCGGGGGACTGCGCTCTGAAGCTCACGCCTGATTTCGGGGGATAGCTGTGGATGGGGCTGCAGCCGGAGCAGTTCTAAGAGGGCCTCTTTCTGGTCTGTGGCCAAGTCGGCCTTGTAGCGCTGGACCAAAGTCAGGAGGCACTGGTGCCAGAGCACAGGCAGTTCACGCTTCTCTGTCCGGAACCCCAGGAAGTGGAAGACTAGGGCATCCAGCACCCGGTAAGGCAGTGCATACTTCTTATCCAGCAGCAGTCGCAGGAAGATGCTGTTGGCACCACTGTATTCCATCTCAGCAATTTTCAGCATGGCCGCGCTAGTGGGAAAGGGAGGTGGGGTAGAGTTAGCGGGGAAAACATTGGAAGAAGGATCCTACTTCTCCCTCTGTgctttcccccttttttcttcccctctgcTGGCCCTTACACTATGGTATTCCCCAGGGACCTTCTCACCTACCCAATCGTATTATACTCGCTTGACTTGAGTCACCATCTCTACAGGGATCCACCCAAATCTCTACCTCCAGCATAGACTGCTTGTTTCAGTACCCAACTAGAGTATGGTCCAAACATCTCAACGTCTCCACCCTAACTACTTTCTTCCTGTGTTTCCTACTCATTTGTTCATCTATTTACTGAGTACTTTCTTTATACCAGGCACTCGGGCCCTGTTGTTGCAGAACTTACATTTAGGGGGATAATGATACACCTACTCATTGGCTTAAATAAGCACAAACCCAAGACTATCCTTAGCTTCTTCTCCACTCTACCCATCCCCAAGTCCTGGCAATTCCACTATCTGGATATCCACTGACCAGCCCCCACCCCGCCGCTCCACCCCCAGCAACGCTACCTGGAGTGCAACACAGGGATGGAGCACTTGGTGATGATGCTACCCACAATGATGGCTTCCCGGAGGGTGCAAGTGCCAGACTCGCACAGTGGAATCAGGACCCCTGGGGAGAGTCAAAGGGCAGTCACTATGAGCCCAGGATGAGAAAAAGGAGTTACAGTAGGAAGCATTCCCACCCAGCCCAGGGACAGCTAGCAATTTCCCACACCAGGCCTGCTGTGTTCCCCATAGAAGCTCCAGCCCTTCACTTTCTTCCCTGCCTCTGGGATCCCACCTTTGAACCAGGCTCCAGGTTTGAAAAGGGCCTTCTTGAGAGCCATATAGAGATGGAAGTTGAGTCGTTTGTATTCAGCAATGTCATCTCGTACTCGCGGGAGCAGGACAAGGTTGTAGAAGCGCTGGGCCATGCGTTCCTTCAGGTTAGAGGCAAAAATCCTAGTGGGAGTTAAGTCGGGGAAGTTTCCAAGTCACACGACAGTCTGGACCCGGCCCATTAAATATCACCATGGATAGTGCATACAAGaggttttaaagtaaaatatggGACCTTTCTTTCAGTGAGGGATGTGTGGGAGCTGTGTGCATGCAACACCCATCAGCTTAGAGAGAGAATAGGAGGGGCAATGAGATATATCCAAATGAGGAGTGCCGTCTGTCTGTGGGAGAGCCAGAGCTTGTGCAAACTGATGGCTACTCAGCTACTCTCCTTCCTCTTGCTATCATGGCTTCTCTCAATTTTGCTATCACTAGGGCCCTGAGCATGTCTGGACAGTCACAGACTTCTGAGGGTCCTGCTACAGGGTTGTATCCAGTGGCTATAAAAGCCTCTCCCCTAGAAATTGATCATGGAGGGCTGTATCCCAGTGGCTATAAAAGCCTCTTCCCCTAGAAATTCATCACAGAGGGTTCCTAACTGGCTAACTGGGTCTTGGCCCCAAAAAATGACACAAGAAAAGCTAGAAAAATGATGCTATAAAGTAGCAGAGAGGGCCCTGGGGCCAGAGGCAAGGAAAGCCTGCCCGTCCCAAGCCCAGCCTACACCTATAGACCCAAGGCCTGCAAATCCCCATCTACTCTACCTGGTGGCTTGGTACATGGCGGCTGCAGTCCAGGCCTCAGGCTCTGTGACGTAGAGGATTTGTTCCCAGTTGGAGAGTGCAGGGATGATCTTAAATGCCTTAGGCAGTTTTCCACTGCGGTACTTAGATAATACCTAGGGATGAGGGAGGTAAAACAATCATTGTCATCCACATATGGCAAGCTTGCTGTGGGCTAGGAACTTGTCTGGGTGCTTttaatatattaactcatttcatcccCACAATAACCCTTTAAGGAGGTGCCATTATTATGCTCGTTTTACAGATGACCAGTGAGAGTTCCAGTAACTGACCCAAGGTTGCCAAGTCATTTACAGGCAGAGCAGGAATCTGAAACCACACACTCTGCCTCTTAGGTCTGTTTTCTACTGCCATGACTTCTTTAGTATGAGATGCAGGCAAAAGGCAAAAGCCTGTGGCGGGAGCCCACAGCCCCCAAAGGGGTCTTCCACTGTGGCTCCCCTCTCAGCTCTTACCTCCCGGACCCCCCTGTAGACTTCTAGGACCCGGGGGTCCAGCTGGGGCATAGGGAAGCCCGACACCTCTGACATGACTGTCTCAACCTCTGTCTGCTTCTCAGTCAGCTTCTCCATGATGATGTCAGCCAAGGTGCGCCTAAGAGGGGAAGTGccaaggggaggggagagaggaaggaaggagcactGTGGTCACTGTCCAGGAAGCTCCAGATTCCCCACAGTCCCTTGTGAGCACTGACATACTGCGATCCTGCTGGGATGCGCAGCTCAGAGTTCCCTCTCTGTGCCCATTCATCCACCACAGACAGAATCACTGCAGGGTGCAAAGGAACTGAAAGTCATTCCATTTAGGACAAAGCTGGCAGTTGTATGGAGGTTATTATGAATCTCAATTCTGAAATCGGTCTGcgcaggttcaaatcctggcttacCCACTCCCTGTATGATCTTGGGCATGT from Macaca fascicularis isolate 582-1 chromosome 4, T2T-MFA8v1.1 includes these protein-coding regions:
- the BYSL gene encoding bystin; amino-acid sequence: MPKLKAARGVGGQEKHAPLADQILAGNAVRAGVREKRRGRRTGETEEEYVGPRLSRRILQQARQQQEELEAEHGTGDKPAASRERTTRLGPRMPQDGSDDEDEEWPTLEKAATMTGVGHHAEVVVDPEDERAIEMFMNKNPPARRTLADIIMEKLTEKQTEVETVMSEVSGFPMPQLDPRVLEVYRGVREVLSKYRSGKLPKAFKIIPALSNWEQILYVTEPEAWTAAAMYQATRIFASNLKERMAQRFYNLVLLPRVRDDIAEYKRLNFHLYMALKKALFKPGAWFKGVLIPLCESGTCTLREAIIVGSIITKCSIPVLHSSAAMLKIAEMEYSGANSIFLRLLLDKKYALPYRVLDALVFHFLGFRTEKRELPVLWHQCLLTLVQRYKADLATDQKEALLELLRLQPHPQLSPEIRRELQSAVPRDVEDVPITME